From one Triticum urartu cultivar G1812 chromosome 3, Tu2.1, whole genome shotgun sequence genomic stretch:
- the LOC125548782 gene encoding RING-H2 finger protein ATL66: MAAQEASQALRWHYGDVDDGNFSVRGGRGVPLLATLFAVLVFFVGVCVYLRWVCRRYNADATLPISFSYPSSSPSSSAAAPGAPSAVAGLDAAAIAGLPVTPYRRPPSASPGREDDETQCPICLGEFADGERVKALPRCGHCFHPECVDAWLCSHPSCPLCRGSLLADTSTVKTVDASEAV, encoded by the coding sequence ATGGCCGCGCAGGAGGCGTCGCAGGCGCTGCGGTGGCACTACGGCGACGTGGACGACGGCAACTTCTCCGTGCGCGGCGGGCGCGGCGTGCCGCTGCTTGCGACGCTCTTCGCCGTCCTCGTCTTCTTCGTGGGCGTCTGCGTCTACCTCCGCTGGGTGTGCCGCCGGTACAACGCCGACGCGACGCTTCCCATCTCGTTTTCCTAcccctcctcgtcgccgtcgtcctccgctGCGGCGCCCGGCGCCCCCTCCGCGGTGGCTGGCCTCGACGCTGCCGCGATAGCCGGCTTGCCCGTGACGCCATACCGTCGTCCTCCGTCGGCGTCCCCTGGCCGCGAGGACGACGAGACGCAGTGCCCGATATGCCTCGGCGAGTTCGCGGACGGCGAGAGGGTGAAGGCGCTGCCGCGGTGCGGACACTGCTTCCACCCGGAGTGCGTGGACGCGTGGCTGTGCTCGCATCCCAGCTGCCCGCTGTGCCGGGGCTCGCTTCTCGCCGACACCTCCACCGTCAAAACTGTGGACGCGAGCGAAGCTGTCTGA